A window of Thermococcus sp. contains these coding sequences:
- a CDS encoding FmdE family protein, producing MLQINRLVRARDYEGILSYAKEFHEHVCPYLILGIRASMIAMEELGVGRLDYGGSVDESILAIVENNSCFADGVQVTTGCTFGNNSLIYVDLGKIALTLVRRSDWQGVRVYIDGEKLEKYYTPETTELFDRVVKRREGTDEEVERLWQLWEETAKKMLYLPRREFKVERVKVEPIEHAPIFESVRCAKCGELVMATKVIYMEGKPFCLKCAGERYYAVTGSGIVEMRKDED from the coding sequence ATGCTTCAGATCAACAGACTCGTAAGAGCGCGAGATTATGAGGGAATTCTCAGCTACGCCAAGGAATTCCATGAACACGTGTGCCCGTACCTGATCCTTGGGATCCGAGCCTCCATGATAGCGATGGAAGAGCTCGGCGTCGGCAGGCTTGATTACGGGGGAAGTGTTGATGAGAGTATCTTGGCAATAGTTGAGAACAACAGTTGTTTCGCGGATGGAGTCCAGGTAACAACCGGCTGTACCTTTGGCAATAACTCTTTGATCTACGTCGACCTCGGAAAGATTGCCTTGACTCTCGTCAGACGCTCTGACTGGCAGGGAGTCCGGGTTTACATCGACGGTGAGAAACTGGAGAAGTATTATACACCTGAGACAACAGAACTTTTTGACAGGGTTGTTAAAAGAAGGGAGGGCACAGACGAAGAAGTGGAAAGACTCTGGCAGCTCTGGGAGGAAACAGCTAAGAAAATGCTCTACCTTCCAAGGAGGGAGTTCAAAGTTGAACGCGTAAAGGTTGAACCGATAGAGCATGCACCGATATTTGAAAGCGTTCGATGTGCGAAATGTGGTGAGCTTGTTATGGCCACAAAGGTGATTTATATGGAGGGAAAACCATTCTGCCTCAAATGTGCTGGGGAAAGGTACTACGCCGTTACAGGTAGTGGGATAGTGGAGATGAGGAAAGATGAAGACTAA